The following coding sequences are from one Arcobacter nitrofigilis DSM 7299 window:
- a CDS encoding DUF3144 domain-containing protein, with protein MATKNNGFLKRADEHISLANEQLNQEITQGEVSASFMYGAARFNAWIAATSFESAEDMANEKEKILEYFVNEYKLALTEHIDNHVNSYDFSQNNFEEE; from the coding sequence ATGGCTACAAAAAATAATGGATTTTTAAAAAGAGCAGACGAGCATATATCACTAGCAAATGAACAATTGAATCAAGAGATAACTCAAGGTGAAGTAAGTGCTTCATTTATGTATGGAGCAGCAAGATTTAACGCTTGGATAGCAGCAACTTCTTTTGAAAGTGCCGAAGATATGGCAAATGAAAAAGAAAAGATATTAGAGTATTTTGTAAATGAGTATAAATTAGCCTTAACAGAACATATAGATAATCATGTAAATAGTTATGACTTTTCACAAAATAATTTTGAAGAAGAGTGA
- the mnmH gene encoding tRNA 2-selenouridine(34) synthase MnmH, translated as MLNSSESNDFKSLVLNKTPLIDVRAPIEFKKGSFPYSVNLPLITDEERHLIGIKYKNFGNEEAVMLGHKFVSGEVKEKRIKAWLDFKKDNPNAMLYCFRGGQRSKIVQEWISEYIPEIIRLKGGYKAFRNYLMNEIDNSPKYFNPLILGGHTGSGKTILLKKIENSIDFEGLVNHRGSSFGKKITGQPSQIDFENSLAYELIQKVNKGFMNLLFEDEGKYIGSINIPKNLAEYLSQGSMLVLETSFEERISITFDEYILNAQKDYKKEFEEDYFVFWINDMQTAMKRIEKRLGSMRYKVLNELFIEALNFQNKKGSLEKYKNWIAYLLKEYYDPMYEYQLEKNKKKILLKGSSSVILDYLQTLKLP; from the coding sequence ATGCTAAATTCTTCTGAAAGTAATGACTTTAAATCTCTTGTTTTAAACAAAACGCCATTAATAGATGTTAGGGCTCCAATTGAGTTTAAAAAAGGTTCTTTTCCTTATTCTGTAAATTTACCTCTTATTACGGATGAAGAGAGACATCTAATTGGTATCAAATATAAAAATTTTGGAAATGAAGAAGCTGTTATGCTCGGGCACAAATTTGTTTCTGGAGAAGTAAAAGAAAAGAGAATAAAAGCTTGGCTTGATTTTAAAAAAGATAATCCCAATGCTATGTTATATTGTTTTAGAGGAGGACAACGTTCTAAAATAGTCCAAGAATGGATAAGTGAATATATTCCTGAGATTATAAGATTAAAAGGAGGGTATAAAGCTTTTAGAAACTATTTGATGAACGAAATAGATAACTCACCCAAATACTTTAATCCTCTTATTTTAGGAGGACATACAGGTAGTGGGAAAACTATTCTTTTAAAAAAAATAGAAAACTCTATTGATTTTGAAGGTTTAGTAAATCACAGAGGTTCTTCCTTCGGCAAAAAAATCACAGGACAACCTTCTCAAATAGATTTTGAAAATTCTTTAGCTTATGAGTTAATTCAAAAAGTCAATAAAGGTTTTATGAATTTATTATTTGAAGATGAAGGTAAATATATAGGAAGTATTAATATTCCAAAAAATTTGGCAGAGTATTTATCTCAAGGCTCAATGTTAGTTCTTGAAACATCATTTGAAGAAAGAATAAGTATCACTTTTGATGAGTATATTTTAAACGCTCAAAAAGATTATAAAAAAGAGTTTGAAGAAGATTATTTTGTTTTTTGGATTAATGACATGCAAACTGCTATGAAAAGAATAGAAAAAAGGTTAGGAAGTATGAGATACAAAGTTCTAAATGAATTATTTATAGAAGCCCTTAATTTCCAGAATAAAAAGGGAAGTTTAGAGAAGTATAAAAATTGGATAGCATATCTTCTAAAAGAGTATTATGATCCAATGTATGAGTATCAACTTGAAAAGAATAAAAAAAAGATACTATTAAAAGGCTCTTCAAGTGTGATTTTAGATTATTTACAAACTCTTAAACTTCCTTAG
- a CDS encoding NAD(P)/FAD-dependent oxidoreductase, producing MEKVVIIGGGYAGIYALRELVKNKDIKITLIDTHTFHNLQPEVYDLIANKSNIADVTIDLTTLCMGLKHSYLEYKNLKVTQIDSLKKKIYTEEKEIVEFDYLIMAAGTRTYFPHVIPGLNNAHDIKKLNWAVYFKQSFENQLFRKIQDEAKKCDDTHIVVVGAGLSGVEIAAEMAYNSKMFFKRGNFTCDNLKISLISSADTILPGLDSKLVAISHERLKSLGIKVITNTKLQRCEDNLAYFTNGTKIDHSFLIFTGGVEASKITSELDVEKNSKGQIIVNEYMQTSKYENIFAIGDVAQIKNRKDEIMPPNVTIARISGINAGKNILNLINKKRLEKANPKLEGILIALGGKYAAGSIYGLFHVKGRIAYEIKKYVFDSYRKPLLKLITDGYKKLKKI from the coding sequence ATGGAAAAAGTAGTAATTATTGGTGGTGGATATGCTGGTATTTATGCATTAAGAGAGTTAGTAAAAAATAAAGATATTAAAATAACACTTATAGATACACATACTTTTCATAATCTACAACCAGAAGTTTATGACTTAATTGCAAATAAGTCTAATATAGCTGATGTAACTATTGACTTAACAACTTTATGTATGGGACTAAAACATAGTTATTTAGAGTATAAAAATTTAAAAGTGACGCAAATAGATTCCCTAAAGAAAAAAATATACACAGAAGAAAAAGAAATAGTTGAGTTTGATTATTTAATAATGGCAGCAGGAACAAGAACTTACTTCCCACATGTAATCCCAGGACTAAATAATGCCCATGACATCAAGAAACTTAATTGGGCAGTATATTTTAAACAAAGTTTTGAAAATCAACTTTTCAGAAAGATTCAAGATGAAGCAAAAAAATGTGATGACACACATATTGTAGTGGTGGGAGCTGGATTATCAGGAGTTGAAATAGCTGCTGAAATGGCATATAACTCTAAAATGTTTTTCAAAAGAGGAAACTTTACTTGTGATAACTTGAAAATTTCTCTAATTAGTAGTGCTGATACTATTTTACCAGGATTAGATTCTAAATTGGTAGCTATATCACATGAAAGACTTAAATCACTTGGTATTAAAGTAATTACAAATACAAAACTTCAAAGATGTGAAGATAATCTTGCATACTTTACAAATGGAACTAAAATAGACCATTCCTTTCTTATCTTTACAGGTGGAGTTGAAGCATCTAAAATAACTTCTGAACTTGATGTTGAAAAGAACTCAAAAGGTCAAATTATAGTAAATGAATATATGCAAACAAGCAAATATGAAAATATTTTCGCTATTGGAGATGTAGCTCAAATCAAAAATAGAAAAGATGAAATAATGCCTCCAAATGTTACAATTGCAAGAATTAGCGGTATTAATGCAGGTAAAAATATATTAAATCTAATCAATAAAAAAAGACTTGAAAAAGCTAATCCAAAACTTGAAGGAATATTGATTGCCCTTGGTGGTAAATATGCTGCGGGAAGTATTTATGGATTATTTCATGTGAAAGGAAGAATCGCATATGAAATCAAAAAGTATGTATTTGATTCTTATAGAAAACCACTTTTAAAACTTATTACAGATGGTTATAAAAAACTAAAAAAAATATAA
- a CDS encoding metallophosphoesterase family protein has translation MKIAILSDIHSNVYALQAVINDAKSKNVDMMINAGDSFYGPIEPRATYELLRENNFVNICGNQDREILEASLEQLENNPTLKYVYENLGEEVLYWIQDLPFEKFLGKDLYVTHGTQHDDSVYLLEDVSSGKVQLRDDKKIIELLDDVESKFVICGHSHTPRCVNLSTGQVVINPGSVGLQAYKDNLPNEHIIENAYPEATYIILEVNSSEYNIELVKVAYDYEKAASIAESNGREDWAYTIRTGKLFPSS, from the coding sequence ATGAAAATAGCAATTTTATCAGATATCCACTCAAATGTTTATGCTTTGCAAGCAGTAATTAATGATGCAAAAAGTAAAAATGTTGATATGATGATAAATGCAGGTGACTCTTTTTATGGACCAATAGAACCAAGAGCTACTTATGAATTATTGAGAGAAAACAACTTTGTAAATATCTGTGGAAATCAAGATAGAGAGATTTTAGAGGCTTCTTTAGAACAGCTAGAAAATAATCCTACTTTAAAATATGTATATGAAAACCTAGGTGAAGAGGTTTTATATTGGATACAAGACTTGCCTTTTGAAAAGTTTTTAGGAAAAGATTTGTATGTAACTCATGGGACACAACATGATGATAGTGTTTATTTACTTGAAGATGTAAGTAGTGGAAAAGTACAATTAAGAGATGACAAAAAGATAATTGAACTTCTTGATGATGTAGAATCTAAGTTTGTAATTTGTGGACACTCTCATACTCCTAGATGTGTAAACTTAAGTACAGGACAAGTGGTGATAAATCCAGGTTCAGTAGGCTTGCAAGCTTATAAAGATAATCTTCCAAATGAACATATCATAGAAAATGCTTACCCAGAAGCTACATATATAATACTTGAAGTAAATTCAAGTGAATATAATATTGAGTTAGTAAAAGTTGCTTATGATTATGAAAAAGCAGCTTCAATAGCTGAGTCTAATGGAAGAGAAGATTGGGCTTATACTATTAGAACTGGAAAGTTATTTCCAAGCTCATGA
- a CDS encoding thiol-disulfide oxidoreductase DCC produces the protein MKKDINLYFDKECPFCNYYAKYNLLRTNHNLNLYNAREYPQKIKLLREKGFDINAGIIIEVDEEIFQGSNAVKQLNKLSTKEIKILNTKLFSIFLYPIIKSIRKVVLFILKKDFKIK, from the coding sequence ATGAAAAAAGATATAAATTTATATTTTGATAAAGAGTGTCCTTTTTGTAATTACTATGCAAAGTACAATCTACTAAGAACTAATCATAATCTTAATCTTTATAACGCAAGAGAATATCCTCAAAAAATAAAACTCTTAAGAGAAAAAGGTTTTGATATTAATGCTGGTATTATCATTGAAGTTGATGAAGAGATATTTCAAGGCTCAAATGCTGTAAAACAATTAAATAAACTATCTACTAAAGAAATAAAAATATTGAATACAAAGTTATTTTCTATATTTTTATACCCAATTATAAAATCAATTAGAAAAGTAGTTCTATTTATTCTAAAAAAAGATTTTAAAATTAAATAA
- a CDS encoding cupin domain-containing protein, whose protein sequence is MKKLFMLVFILGISQFGFASDHGNNIKVETVAKTTKSWDGTTLPHYIKGQPEVTILKITIPPHTKLAWHKHTVINAGILLKGHLTVKSETNKVLNLKAGDSIVELVETYHYGVNDYDEPAVIVVFYAGEKGKPITLLKQK, encoded by the coding sequence GTGAAAAAATTATTTATGTTAGTTTTTATTTTGGGAATTTCTCAATTTGGTTTTGCCTCAGATCATGGCAATAATATTAAAGTAGAAACTGTTGCTAAGACAACAAAAAGTTGGGATGGTACAACTCTTCCCCATTATATAAAAGGTCAACCTGAAGTTACTATTTTAAAGATTACAATCCCTCCACATACTAAATTAGCGTGGCATAAGCATACAGTTATAAATGCAGGTATTTTATTAAAAGGTCACCTTACTGTAAAAAGCGAAACTAATAAAGTTTTAAATCTTAAAGCTGGAGATTCTATTGTAGAATTAGTGGAGACCTATCATTATGGTGTAAATGATTATGATGAACCTGCTGTAATTGTTGTTTTTTATGCAGGTGAAAAAGGTAAACCAATTACTCTTTTAAAACAAAAATAA
- a CDS encoding LOG family protein, whose product MKIAVFCGSSAGNNIKYINATKQLGKYFAQNNIDVVYGGGNVGLMGAIADSVMENGGKVYGVIPEKLKEKELAHTGITDLKVVSNMHERKAAMAEMADAFVVLPGGAGTLEETFEVWTWALLGFHNKPCAFFNINGFYDKLFEMIDNMCEAEFLRKEYSDMLIKTDNQEELLKAIKEYIPPKQKW is encoded by the coding sequence ATGAAAATTGCAGTTTTTTGTGGATCAAGTGCAGGTAATAATATAAAGTATATAAATGCTACAAAACAACTAGGTAAATATTTCGCACAAAATAATATAGATGTAGTTTATGGTGGTGGAAATGTTGGACTTATGGGTGCAATTGCAGATTCAGTTATGGAAAATGGTGGAAAAGTTTATGGAGTAATTCCTGAAAAACTAAAAGAAAAAGAGTTAGCTCATACAGGAATAACTGACTTAAAAGTAGTTTCAAATATGCATGAAAGAAAAGCTGCAATGGCAGAGATGGCTGATGCCTTTGTAGTACTTCCAGGTGGTGCTGGAACTTTAGAAGAGACTTTTGAAGTTTGGACTTGGGCTTTACTTGGTTTTCATAATAAACCTTGTGCTTTTTTTAATATAAATGGATTTTATGATAAATTATTTGAGATGATAGATAACATGTGTGAAGCAGAGTTTTTAAGAAAAGAGTATTCTGACATGCTTATAAAAACAGATAATCAAGAAGAACTACTAAAAGCTATAAAAGAGTACATACCGCCAAAACAAAAGTGGTAA
- a CDS encoding adenosine deaminase, which produces MIEFIKKIPKAELHLHIEGSLEPELMFELAKRNNIKIPYNSVEEVRAAYDFTNLQSFLDIYYSGANVLLHKKDFYDLTWAYILKCVQNSIIHTEIFFDPQTHTQRGVSFDTIILGISQALEDAKEKFGITSNIIMCFLRHLSQEEALKTFEESLPFKDKIIGVGLDSSELGHPPSKFKEVFKKAKDAGFKLVAHAGEEADYSYIYEALDLLDIQRIDHGVQAVHSKELMERLKKEQTPLTVCPNSNIELKVFENYKQHNVKQLLDYGLNVTINSDDPAYFKGYLNDNFINLYENIDLTKEDIIKLVRNSFNSSFISDELKKEYLIKLDNFLENK; this is translated from the coding sequence ATGATAGAATTTATAAAAAAGATACCAAAAGCAGAACTACACTTACATATTGAAGGCTCACTGGAGCCTGAACTTATGTTTGAACTTGCAAAAAGAAATAATATAAAGATACCTTACAACTCTGTAGAAGAAGTAAGAGCTGCCTATGATTTTACAAACTTACAATCCTTTTTGGATATTTATTACTCAGGAGCAAATGTACTTCTTCATAAAAAAGATTTTTATGATTTGACTTGGGCTTATATTTTAAAATGTGTACAAAACAGTATAATCCATACAGAGATATTTTTTGACCCACAAACACATACTCAAAGAGGTGTATCTTTTGATACGATTATTTTAGGAATAAGCCAAGCTTTAGAAGATGCCAAAGAGAAGTTTGGAATCACTTCAAATATTATTATGTGTTTTTTAAGACACTTAAGTCAAGAAGAGGCTTTAAAAACTTTTGAAGAGTCTTTACCTTTCAAAGATAAGATTATAGGTGTTGGACTTGATTCCTCAGAACTTGGACATCCTCCTTCAAAATTTAAAGAAGTGTTTAAAAAAGCAAAAGATGCAGGATTTAAACTTGTGGCTCATGCGGGAGAAGAGGCTGATTATTCGTATATTTATGAGGCTTTAGATTTATTGGATATCCAAAGAATCGACCATGGAGTACAAGCAGTTCATTCAAAAGAGTTAATGGAAAGATTAAAAAAAGAGCAAACACCTTTGACCGTTTGTCCAAACTCAAATATTGAGTTGAAAGTTTTTGAAAACTATAAACAACACAATGTAAAGCAACTTTTAGATTATGGACTAAATGTCACAATAAACTCTGATGATCCAGCATATTTTAAAGGTTATTTAAATGATAACTTTATAAATTTATATGAAAATATAGACTTAACAAAAGAAGATATTATAAAACTTGTTAGAAACTCTTTTAACTCTTCTTTTATTTCAGATGAGTTAAAAAAAGAATATCTAATAAAACTTGATAATTTTTTAGAAAATAAATAG
- the mmuM gene encoding homocysteine S-methyltransferase, protein MNKIKEILKSQKIVIIDGATGTELERKGYDINDSLWSAKFLMENPKAIYEVHKDYLEAGSDCITTLSYQATFEGFKERGLNEVQAKELLQSSIKLAIEARDEFWASNESKSRIKPLVAASVGPYGAYLADGSEFRGNYGLSQEELVNFHRKRMQALIEAKPDLLACETVPCLIEAKAYVKLLEEFPSTQAWITFSAKDGKHINSGESIKECAKFLDNKEQVVAIGINCTAPQYIESLISQIKEVSTKPIIVYPNGGAAYDGATKTWSTQANTKDYGKMAHLWYEKGASVIGGCCQTTPNDIEQISSWVRN, encoded by the coding sequence ATGAATAAAATCAAAGAGATATTAAAAAGTCAAAAAATAGTAATAATAGATGGGGCAACAGGAACTGAGTTAGAGAGAAAAGGTTATGACATCAATGACTCACTTTGGTCAGCTAAGTTTCTTATGGAAAATCCAAAAGCTATTTATGAAGTTCATAAAGACTATTTAGAAGCTGGAAGTGATTGTATTACAACTTTAAGTTATCAAGCTACATTTGAAGGCTTTAAAGAGCGAGGATTAAATGAAGTCCAAGCAAAAGAGCTTTTGCAATCTTCTATAAAATTAGCCATAGAAGCAAGAGATGAATTTTGGGCAAGCAATGAATCAAAGAGTAGAATAAAACCACTTGTAGCAGCTTCTGTTGGTCCTTATGGAGCATATTTAGCAGATGGTTCAGAGTTTAGAGGTAATTATGGATTAAGCCAAGAAGAGCTTGTAAACTTTCATAGAAAAAGAATGCAAGCTTTGATTGAAGCAAAACCAGATTTATTGGCTTGTGAGACAGTTCCTTGTCTAATAGAAGCAAAAGCTTACGTAAAACTTCTCGAGGAGTTTCCTTCAACTCAAGCTTGGATAACTTTTAGTGCAAAAGATGGAAAACATATAAATAGTGGTGAAAGTATTAAAGAGTGTGCAAAGTTTTTAGATAATAAAGAACAAGTTGTAGCTATTGGTATAAATTGTACAGCACCACAATATATTGAATCTTTAATCTCACAGATTAAAGAAGTCTCAACAAAACCAATTATTGTTTATCCAAATGGGGGCGCTGCTTATGATGGAGCAACTAAAACTTGGAGTACACAAGCTAATACAAAAGATTATGGGAAAATGGCACATCTGTGGTATGAAAAGGGTGCAAGTGTGATTGGTGGATGTTGTCAAACTACACCAAATGATATAGAACAAATCTCATCTTGGGTTAGAAATTAA
- a CDS encoding LysE family translocator gives MSIDTFLIYSVIAFLYVLSPGPAVMLAIVNGIRTDMKTVAVSSFANILGLAVLSTASILGLGVLILTSATLFLIVKIIGAFYLIYLGIKFLRNRGILNIDEMEKNVKQKSRKSYFFESFFVAVTNPKPIIFFTAIFPQFLNLHEAIAPQFFIMTGEFLFFSFFGLCTYAFLSKKSKALLSNEKRMYWFNKFTGGLFIFLGLGLLRIKNHA, from the coding sequence ATGAGTATTGATACTTTTTTAATATATTCAGTGATTGCATTTTTATATGTATTAAGTCCCGGTCCCGCCGTGATGTTAGCTATTGTAAATGGTATAAGAACTGATATGAAAACAGTAGCAGTATCATCTTTTGCCAATATACTTGGCTTAGCTGTTTTATCAACTGCTTCAATTTTAGGTCTTGGAGTATTGATTTTAACTTCAGCTACACTTTTTTTAATAGTAAAAATTATAGGTGCTTTTTATCTTATATATTTGGGTATAAAGTTTTTACGAAACAGAGGTATTTTAAATATAGATGAGATGGAAAAAAATGTTAAACAAAAAAGTAGAAAATCATACTTTTTTGAATCATTTTTTGTAGCAGTTACAAACCCAAAACCAATTATCTTTTTTACAGCAATATTTCCTCAGTTTTTAAATCTACATGAGGCTATTGCTCCTCAATTTTTTATTATGACGGGAGAGTTTTTATTCTTCTCATTTTTTGGACTTTGTACTTATGCTTTTTTATCTAAAAAGTCAAAAGCACTATTAAGCAATGAAAAAAGAATGTATTGGTTTAATAAGTTTACAGGTGGATTATTTATATTTTTAGGATTAGGTTTATTAAGAATTAAAAATCATGCCTAA
- a CDS encoding type II toxin-antitoxin system antitoxin SocA domain-containing protein yields MDMTKVANVILYMLHKQVKLLNDKKLSILLFLMDYNHLKYCGKKIFGDEYIKGSRSPEPKLLSELFEIIATEEVLEDEDDRVFFIQELLDNMDIDIIERENFTELHFVEIGIDYDEDLFDDDELKTINKLVNQYKEATPRVIANDTFKIDEYRAKEKGEVII; encoded by the coding sequence ATGGATATGACAAAAGTAGCAAATGTAATTTTATATATGTTACACAAACAAGTAAAATTGTTAAATGATAAGAAATTATCGATTCTTCTTTTTTTGATGGATTATAACCATCTTAAATATTGTGGCAAAAAGATATTTGGTGATGAGTACATAAAAGGTTCTAGAAGTCCTGAGCCAAAACTACTATCAGAACTTTTTGAAATAATAGCAACAGAAGAAGTATTAGAAGATGAAGATGATAGAGTATTCTTTATTCAAGAACTACTTGATAATATGGACATTGATATTATTGAGCGAGAAAACTTTACAGAACTTCACTTTGTAGAAATTGGTATAGATTATGATGAAGATTTATTTGATGATGATGAATTAAAAACTATCAATAAATTAGTAAATCAATACAAAGAAGCCACTCCAAGAGTTATTGCAAATGATACATTTAAAATAGATGAATATAGAGCAAAAGAAAAAGGTGAAGTTATTATCTAA
- a CDS encoding acyl carrier protein phosphodiesterase, producing the protein MNWLAHIFLSEHNIDFQIGNYLADPLKAKAWEGANEDIKKAMKIHKLIDSYTDNHPTFKQSKNRLGNSGLLKAVVIDLTYDYLLTKNWHRYSNITLDKFLDDFYIKANANMHTLPDEAKQKLKSLIEFDLLNKYQSLEHLNQSFNRVDRRISFRVLKRDNVSRYYEIVCENIDEIEEDFLLFFPQLCNKVKENVNNSKLIHWKI; encoded by the coding sequence ATGAATTGGCTTGCACATATATTTTTATCAGAACACAATATAGATTTTCAAATTGGCAATTATTTAGCTGACCCTTTAAAAGCAAAAGCATGGGAAGGTGCAAATGAAGATATAAAAAAAGCAATGAAAATACATAAACTAATAGACTCCTATACAGATAATCACCCTACTTTTAAACAAAGCAAAAATAGACTTGGAAACAGTGGTTTACTAAAAGCTGTTGTTATTGACTTGACTTATGATTATTTGCTTACAAAAAACTGGCACAGATACTCAAATATAACTCTTGATAAGTTTTTAGATGACTTTTACATAAAAGCAAATGCAAATATGCATACTTTGCCAGATGAAGCAAAACAAAAGCTAAAAAGCCTAATAGAATTTGACTTATTAAATAAATACCAAAGCTTGGAGCACTTAAACCAATCCTTTAACAGAGTCGATAGAAGAATCTCTTTTCGAGTATTAAAGAGGGATAATGTAAGTAGATATTATGAAATAGTTTGTGAAAATATTGATGAGATTGAAGAGGATTTTTTACTATTTTTTCCACAACTTTGTAACAAAGTTAAAGAAAATGTAAATAATAGTAAATTAATACATTGGAAGATTTAA
- a CDS encoding YeeE/YedE family protein: MFDLEIYEIINILGLGLGMLFGIVAQKNQFCFSGSIKDYILLKSTRRGASVVFAMIVAIISTKIVGSYFDLDFTKTVYYKQDVNYFVVIFGGLLFGTGMMIADGCSNRHLIKFGQGDSKSLITLIFIGIFGFATAKGLIQGFLTPFTQNKTLLELSSMIENSTMNIYLVVGILFVILLVLAKKVKRIFTLIDGFLIGLIIAAAWTITGVLGQDSMERLIDLSGISFVYPTSKSLELFMFYQVNYFTFPIALLCGVMLGSFFMSFFNKKYSFGCTATQKVNRVTYNMIGGALMGVGGILSIGCTIGQGLTGMSTLAFASFLAIASIFISGVITAKILNKSGKLPMCFIFEWNDTPPDYNI; the protein is encoded by the coding sequence ATGTTCGATTTAGAAATATATGAAATAATAAATATTTTAGGTCTTGGTCTAGGTATGTTATTTGGAATAGTAGCTCAAAAAAATCAATTCTGCTTTAGTGGCTCAATCAAAGATTATATCTTATTAAAATCTACAAGAAGAGGTGCTTCTGTTGTATTTGCAATGATTGTTGCAATAATTTCTACTAAAATTGTAGGCTCTTATTTTGACTTAGATTTTACAAAAACAGTTTACTACAAACAAGATGTTAATTACTTTGTTGTTATATTTGGTGGTTTATTGTTTGGTACAGGAATGATGATAGCTGATGGTTGTAGCAATAGACACCTAATCAAGTTTGGACAAGGTGATTCAAAATCACTTATTACTTTGATATTCATAGGAATCTTTGGATTTGCAACTGCAAAAGGTCTTATTCAAGGTTTTTTAACTCCATTTACACAGAATAAAACTCTTTTAGAACTCTCTTCAATGATAGAAAATAGTACTATGAATATATATCTTGTCGTAGGAATTTTATTTGTGATTTTATTAGTTTTAGCAAAAAAAGTAAAAAGAATATTTACACTAATAGATGGTTTTTTAATTGGGCTAATTATAGCTGCTGCATGGACAATAACAGGAGTACTTGGTCAAGATAGTATGGAAAGACTAATTGATCTTTCTGGTATCAGTTTTGTTTACCCTACTTCTAAGAGTTTAGAGTTATTTATGTTTTATCAAGTAAATTATTTCACTTTCCCTATTGCCTTATTATGTGGAGTTATGTTAGGTTCTTTTTTTATGTCATTTTTCAATAAAAAATATAGCTTTGGATGTACTGCAACACAAAAAGTTAATAGAGTTACTTATAATATGATTGGTGGTGCATTGATGGGTGTTGGAGGTATTTTGTCTATTGGTTGTACCATTGGACAAGGACTAACAGGAATGTCAACTTTAGCTTTTGCATCATTTTTAGCCATTGCTTCAATATTTATCTCAGGTGTAATAACTGCTAAGATACTAAACAAATCTGGAAAACTTCCTATGTGTTTTATCTTTGAGTGGAATGATACTCCACCTGATTATAATATTTAA